Sequence from the Pseudophaeobacter arcticus DSM 23566 genome:
TGGAGGCCCTGGGGCTTGCGAGACCAACAACGGCGACCCTTGCCAAGTTTGAGGGGCAGAAGAACGAGCTGCGCCAGAAGCTCGCCTATATGACAGAGCGGGGCTTGATTGAGCTGCGGGAATGGGTTGAGGCCCATCCGGCAGGCAAGGATGCGGATCGGTTCCCCATTCCGCTGAAGATCCTGAAAAAAGCGCGCGAGATCGAGGTGCCAGACACCGGGCCGTCTCCGTTGATGCTGAAAGTGTTTGCCCATGCGACTGGTCAGGAAGCGATCCAAAAGGGCTGGGCGCCAGAGTTGCTCAAGTTCATCAAGGTTGCGCGGGAATGGCCGGGGGCCTGGAGCCTGTCAAAACTCAGGGCAGAGGCAGATAATCCGACGCGCCGCCTTGAGGATATCGAGCTGCGGATGTCGCGCGGTGAGCAGATCCCGCCAGAGGAGCTGGCGTTTCGGGATCGGCGGCTGGCTGCCTTGCGCAGGTGTCAGGACATTGGTGATCAGGCTCGGGCGGGGCAGGCGGCATGAATATGGCTGCTGATCTGGCGGTCCCGCCTGAACCGGGCTGTGGATCTCGGCTGACCGCAGTGCGCGCCCCGCGCAGCGGCAAGCTTGAAGTGGGCGTGCTGGACCTGATCGAGTGGGCCTTCCAGCGCGAAAAGGTCAGCCTCGACTTTAACGAGATCGAGACAGAGACCGGCGCGCGGCCGGGCATTGGGGTGGAATATCTGATGATGCAGCAGGCGAAACTTGGCTGTCGGGTGCAGGGCGGCGGTTGCTCACCGCGTCACCACGATGCGGATATGGTTGCCGCCTCCCTTGCCAGTCTGCCGGACAGCCAGGGCGGGCGCCGCATGGCTGTTGAGATCGCCGAGCTGGCCCGTGTGGGGCAACGGCCTGACTGCATGATTGGTGTGCGGGCAAGCTGCGGTCCGGTTGCATGGCGGGGAAGTCGGCATGGCCGGTTTGCGGTGACAGAGCGGTGCACAGAACTTGGTGCGCGGTGGCCGGCCAGTCAGCTGGGCACCAAGGCAAACGGGTCCTGGTGCCGGGTGAGTTATGCCGGGTCGGCGCGTGATGTTGCGGCGGCACGGCGGCGCTATCTGGCGTGGTACGGGGCCTTGTTGCATCTGCGTTATGTGTTGCAGGTGGCTTGCCCTCTGACCTCGTTCACGGTGTCTCAGGCGATGCCTGCGCGCAATCCCTGGCGCGGGGCTTGACGGTCAGGATCTCAATCACTAGACAAGATGCCAACACCTTATTCATGCCCGAAGCGGAAACCCCGCCTCGGGCATTTTGCGTTCTGGGGGCCAGCGAATGACAGCCCGAAGCGAGTACCACCATCTTTACAATCTATCGGCATGGCGGCGTCGGTTGCGTCCGCAGCATCTGGAGCGGGAACCTCTGTGCCGGGCCTGTCTGCGGCGCGGCATCCTGAATGATGGCTCGCTGACCTCGGCGGGGGCGGAGCAGACCAATGCACGGCGGCGGTTTCTGGTGGTGGATCACCTGATCCCGCATCGCGGCGACCGGACCTTGTTTCTGGATCCGGGCAACCTGCAGACGCTGTGCCCGGATGACCATGACCAGAACAAGCAGCGGCTGGAAACACGGGGCTTCTCGCAGGAACGCGGCAGCGATGGCTGGCCCATCGACCCGCTGCATCCCGCCAACCAGTAGGCCAGCTGCCTGCCCCGTGATGGGGAGGGGGAGGGTCGGCAGGAAAATCCCTTTTGGTGGAAACCGGAGAGAGAACCTTTCTGTGCGCAAAGCCCTAATTGAATAGAAAAAACCACAGGTTATGGGAGGAGGTCACAACATGGCACGGGGCCGCAAGCCAACAGAGGAAAAGGTTGTTCCGCTCACCGATGAGGGGGTGCAGCCGCATAATCTGGCAGAGCGCGCCCGTGCCCGGCTTGAGGAACTGCGCCCCGAGGGGCTGACCGGCCAGCTGCGCTGGACCTTTGACCGGCTGGCGCTGCCGCTGTGTCATCCAACTGTTGATCGGCTGAAACCCCAGCACATGGAGCCGTTTTTGC
This genomic interval carries:
- a CDS encoding HNH endonuclease signature motif containing protein, which produces MTARSEYHHLYNLSAWRRRLRPQHLEREPLCRACLRRGILNDGSLTSAGAEQTNARRRFLVVDHLIPHRGDRTLFLDPGNLQTLCPDDHDQNKQRLETRGFSQERGSDGWPIDPLHPANQ